Proteins co-encoded in one Dendropsophus ebraccatus isolate aDenEbr1 chromosome 9, aDenEbr1.pat, whole genome shotgun sequence genomic window:
- the PPIG gene encoding peptidyl-prolyl cis-trans isomerase G, whose translation MGVKVQRPRCFFDITINNVPAGRVVFELFTDVCPKTCENFRCLCTGEKGIGKTTQKPLHYKNCLFHRVVKDFMIQGGDFSEGNGRGGESIYGGFFEDESFSVQHNKEFLLSMANRGKDTNGSQFFITTKQTPHLDGLHVVFGQLISGQEVVREIENQKTDASSKPSAEVRIQNCGELVQVQKSKSKKEKKRHKSSSSSDTDGSSDSDSSSESSSDSDEEKKSKKKKKKHKKTSKKQKKDKKKQKKNKKSSESENEDQELQVTSTVRPEEIPTVPENKFLMRKSPQRAEENESRVNNRERERESSSLYQRRLLVTRSGRKIKGRGPRRYRTPSRSRSRERFRRSETPPHWRQEMQRTQRMRYSSGERWIKGDKSELNDKDIQKSPVRGRERKQSDQREESESPHKRGDHGRKSKDRKPSSKDRESKDAEHDEKRNRSRKRTTSERRSDSKENLRNNRDDKQSKRDERSSSRSKERGHERRKDKDKHSNNKAKDRERSRSKERSRHGTSKSERGRSKSKERDRSKERGKSKERGKSKERGKSKERDKSKERHDKAKSKERESEKTKHTSSSKTKERSKSRENSRRARSRSRDNDRTKSQDHARSRDRETKRRGRSRSRERKGTPERSRNKRSRSRRGSKSSDREVSQSKSKDSSRREESSSHKKTSEQESHKKRQSRSSSPESKRVRRSSKNHVSPDSNTVHSTYKEDRSSHRRSRDREKRRSSHDKESSRKSRSRERDSSHAKEAKLNNQSSPMSLDSKNEK comes from the exons GTGAGAAGGGCATTGGGAAAACCACACAGAAGCCGCTGCATTACAAGAACTGCTTGTTTCATAGAGTGGTGAAGGATTTCATGATCCAGGGAGGAGACTTTAGTGAAG GAAACGGGCGAGGCGGAGAGTCAATATATGGAGGCTTCTTTGAAG ATGAGAGCTTCTCGGTTCAGCACAACAAGGAATTCTTGCTGTCCATGGCCAATAGAGGCAAAGACACCAATGGATCACAGTTCTTCAT AACAACAAAGCAAACGCCTCATTTGGACGG GCTTCATGTTGTTTTTGGGCAATTAATATCTGGTCAGGAAGTGGTAAGGGAGATTGAGAACCAGAAAACAGACGCCTCCAGCAAACCATCAGCGGAAGTCAGGATACAGAACTGTGGAGAGCTCGTCCAGGTTCAGAAATCAAaat CTAAGAAAGAGAAGAAGAGACACAAGTCCTCCTCATCCAGCGACACCGACGGCTCAAGCGATTCTGACTCGTCTTCAGAATCATCTTCTGACTCTGATGAAGAGAAAAAatcaaagaagaaaaagaagaaacataAGAAAACTTCAAAGAAAcagaaaaaggataaaaaaaagcagaaaaagaataagaaaag TTCTGAGAGTGAAAATGAAGATCAAGAACTTCAGGTGACATCCACTGTCCGTCCAGAGGAGATCCCCACTGTACCAGAAAACAAGTTTTTGATGAGAAAGAGCCCTCAAAGAGCCGAAGAGAATGAGAGCAGAGTAAACAACCGAGAACGTGAGCGGGAAAG TTCTTCACTATATCAGCGAAGACTCTTAGTAACCAGATCTGGAAGGAAGATCAAGGGAAGAGGCCCCAGA CGCTACCGTACACCCTCAAGGTCTAGATCTAGAGAACGTTTTAGAAGAAGTGAGACCCCTCCACACTGGAGACAGGAAATGCAAAGAACGCAGAGAATGAGATATTCTAGTGGAGAACGCTGGATCAAGGGAGATAA gagtgAATTAAATGACAAAGACATCCAGAAAAGTCCTGTtcgaggaagagagaggaagcaaTCAGATCAAAGAGAAGAATCTGAGAGTCCGCACAAAAGAGGTGATCATGGGAGAAAAAGTAAAGACCGCAAACCAAGCAGCAAGGACAGGGAGTCTAAAGACGCAGAACACGATGAAAAGCGGAACAGGAGTAGAAAAAGAACAACTTCAGAAAGGAGGAGCGACAGCAAAGAGAACTTAAGAAACAACAGAGATGATAAGCAAAGCAAACGCGATGAAAGGAGCAGTTCAAGAAGTAAGGAAAGGGGACACGAGAGGAGAAAAGATAAAGACAAGCACTCAAATAACAAAGCAAAAGATAGAGAGAGAAGCAGGAGTAAGGAAAGGTCCCGGCATGGTACATCAAAGAGCGAAAGAGGAAGGAGTAAAAGTAAGGAAAGGGATAGAAGCAAAGAGCGAGGTAAAAGCAAAGAGCGAGGTAAAAGCAAAGAGCGAGGTAAAAGCAAGGAACGCGACAAAAGCAAAGAGAGGCACGATAAAGCTAAGAGCAAGGAACGAGAATCTGAGAAAACAAAGCATACATCTAGTAGTAAAACCAAGGAGAGGAGCAAAAGCCGAGAGAATAGTAGAAGAGCTCGATCAAGAAGTAGGGACAATGACAGAACAAAGAGTCAAGATCATGCAAGAAGCAGGGACAGAGAAACGAAGAGAAGAGGTCGTTCCAGGTCCAGAGAGAGAAAGGGAACTCCAGAGAGGTCCAGAAATAAGAGAAGTAGAAGTAGGCGAGGCTCAAAATCTTCAGATAGGGAGGTCAGTCAAAGCAAAAGCAAAGACTCTTCCAGAAGAGAAGAAAGTAGTTCTCACAAAAAAACCTCAGAGCAGGAAAGCCATAAAAAGAGGCAGTCTCGCAGCAGTAGCCCGGAGAGTAAGAGGGTCCGGAGGTCCAGTAAAAATCATGTAAGTCCAGATTCCAATACGGTACATAGTACTTATAAAGAAGATCGCTCTTCTCACCGAAGGAGTCGAGACCGGGAGAAAAGAAGGTCTTCGCATGACAAGGAAAGCAGCAGAAAATCACGCAGTCGAGAACGGGATTCTTCCCATGCAaaggaagcaaaattaaacaaccAATCAAGTCCTATGAGTCTTGATAGCAAGAATGAGAAGTGA
- the LOC138802003 gene encoding cilia- and flagella- associated protein 210-like has product MSRNYRQDQDSVAEMQRDLKGSIFNDQQRALQRSTENRENAKELLKQIEEHKHAADMERRATCREGEEIQRQARLYEVEMNKLSHLKNEEKRELMKSHLAHIADRDLLRVIEKKMEEDDDDLIKDYVVAKQKMAILRREKEEELYRKAMDCSDKMTELLAEQMKQKFNDEEERLTKALEEIEAKLKKESMDKEEKRKADVQGITDHRMAMRKRKEEEETDGRLQGLQDRRDTREADDFFFAQQRDQRKRAQDECKNVQAIQIQQMRKKKEDDVKEQRLQGLQDRYDTREADDFFFAKQREQKKKAQDECRNIQAIQIQQMAEKKAMAQAQRAADIEYDKQKNEEMCQEYAKHVIDSDRKAAQKGNGGKCGYWSHN; this is encoded by the exons ATGAGTAGGAACTATAGACAAGACCAGGACAGCGTCGCTGAGATGCAGAGGGATTTGAAAGGAAGTATCTTTAATGACCAGCAGAGGGCGCTCCAGAGGTCAACTGAGAACAGGGAAAATGCTAAAGAACTTCTGAAGCA GATAGAGGAGCACAAACATGCTGCTGACATGGAGAGGCGAGCCACCTGCCGAGAAGGTGAAGAGATTCAGAGGCAGGCCAGGCTGTATGAGGTGGAAATGAATAAATTAAGTCATCTGAAAAATGAAGAGAAAAGAGAATTAATGAAATCTCATCTG GCACATATTGCCGACAGAGACCTCCTTCGAGTTATTGAGAAGAAGAtggaagaagatgatgatgaccTGATAAAAGACTatgttgttgcaaaacaaaaaaTGGCAATTCTTAGAAGGGAAAAAGAAGAGGAGTTATATAG AAAAGCAATGGACTGCAGTGATAAAATGACCGAACTGCTGGCAGAACAGATGAAGCAGAAGTTTAATGATGAGGAAGAACGTCTGACTAAAGCTCTGGAGGAAATAGAAGCAAAGCTCAAAAAAGAAAGTATGGATAAAGAGGAGAAGAGAAAAGCAGATGTGCAGGGAATTACAGATCATAGAATGGCCATG AGGAagaggaaagaagaagaagaaacggatgGAAGATTGCAAGGATTGCAGGATCGTCGTGATACAAGAGAAGCTGATGACTTCTTTTTCGCACAGCAAAGGGATCAAAGGAAGAGAGCCCAGGATGAATGTAAAAACGTGCAAGCAATTCAGATCCAGCAGATG aggaagaagaaagaagacgatgTTAAGGAACAAAGATTGCAGGGATTGCAGGATCGGTATGATACAAGAGAGGCCGacgactttttttttgcaaaacaaaggGAACAAAAGAAGAAAGCCCAGGATGAATGTAGAAACATTCAAGCAATTCAGATCCAGCAGATG GCTGAGAAGAAGGCAATGGCACAAGCACAAAGAGCAGCGGACATAGAGTATGACAAGCAGAAGAATGAAGAAATGTGCCAGGAATATGCCAAACATGTGATTGATTCAGATCGAAAAGCAGCGCAGAAGGGCAATGGAGGAAAATGTGGTTATTGGTCGcataactaa